Proteins encoded together in one Myxococcus stipitatus window:
- a CDS encoding PAS domain-containing protein, giving the protein MNGDMPGARHEAGPFGEAGHDEAAERAPLLQVGRHLRAALMVDDTGRVAWMDSVLARAAGWEAEEAVGHSASQVLARLGWLEHAVTAGLRGHEAACEGSGRGHRLQALVLPVFDGGRLLGVCARLRVVEPRTSGAVEAGGGDLDELERVRRRYEAIVDGIDGIVWEANEDLRFTFVSRQSERLLGFPREQWVEQPDFWERHVHPDDRDWARAYCLRAFRELRSHEFEYRMVAADGRVVWLRARVTVAIEDGQTAKLRGLLVDVTEQRLSRERLEQAHSVLRAIFDSITDGVVVVDVARRITAYNRRFQEMWGLSDEVMRSRDAQRALMTAAPLVKDSRGFVEAIERGYSPGEETDVRMVELIDGRVFECTSKPQRLGDTTIGRVWSYRDMTSERRANIERERLLVAEQNAREQMQESFALVDTFLAHAPVGLAFLDRDLRYLRINDALAALHGRHRDEELGRTLREMNPLMADTIEPRLREVMETGRSISGLEVSGYVPATPNALRHWRVNYYPIRAPKAVVGVGVVVVEVTEEYRAQKERERLLREAEEAIRVRDDFLSIAAHELKTPLTPLKLHLQMMKQQAAAGNPPREHHVDKALAQVSRLAVLIHDLLDATRIQAGRLELRREPVDLQSLVREVLAQTTTPGHGHTLEHDEPEEPLVVTGDPGRLAQVLTNLLENAFKYSPMGGLVQVSLAREGDLARVSVRDHGIGIPEDQRAHLFERLFRARNAPISGFGGLGLGLYICRDIVERHGGRIWVESELGKGSTFRFTLPLAR; this is encoded by the coding sequence ATGAACGGCGACATGCCAGGGGCTCGCCACGAGGCCGGCCCCTTTGGAGAGGCCGGGCATGACGAGGCGGCGGAGCGGGCCCCCCTGCTCCAGGTGGGCAGGCACCTGCGCGCGGCGTTGATGGTCGACGACACGGGACGCGTCGCGTGGATGGACTCGGTGCTGGCGCGCGCGGCGGGCTGGGAGGCGGAGGAGGCGGTCGGGCACTCCGCCAGCCAGGTGCTCGCCCGGCTGGGCTGGCTGGAGCACGCGGTGACCGCTGGGCTGCGGGGCCACGAGGCGGCGTGCGAGGGGAGCGGGCGCGGCCATCGGCTGCAGGCCCTGGTGCTGCCCGTGTTCGACGGCGGTCGGCTGCTGGGCGTGTGCGCGAGGTTGCGCGTCGTCGAGCCGAGGACCTCCGGTGCGGTGGAGGCCGGAGGTGGCGACCTCGATGAGCTCGAGCGGGTGCGGCGCCGCTACGAGGCCATCGTCGACGGCATCGACGGCATCGTGTGGGAGGCCAACGAGGACCTGCGCTTCACCTTCGTGAGCCGCCAGTCCGAGCGGTTGCTCGGCTTTCCCCGGGAGCAGTGGGTGGAGCAGCCGGACTTCTGGGAGCGGCACGTGCACCCCGATGACCGGGACTGGGCTCGCGCGTACTGCCTGCGTGCGTTCCGCGAGCTGCGCTCACACGAGTTCGAGTACCGCATGGTGGCGGCGGATGGGCGTGTGGTCTGGCTGCGGGCCCGGGTGACGGTGGCGATCGAGGACGGACAGACGGCGAAGCTGCGCGGCCTCCTGGTGGACGTCACCGAGCAGCGCCTGTCCCGCGAGCGCCTGGAGCAGGCGCACTCCGTGCTGCGCGCCATCTTCGACTCCATCACCGACGGCGTCGTCGTGGTGGACGTGGCCCGGCGCATCACCGCCTACAACCGGCGGTTCCAGGAGATGTGGGGGCTGAGCGACGAGGTGATGCGGTCGCGCGACGCGCAGCGGGCGCTGATGACCGCGGCGCCCCTGGTGAAGGATTCGCGGGGGTTCGTGGAGGCCATCGAGCGCGGCTACTCCCCCGGGGAGGAGACCGACGTGCGGATGGTGGAGCTGATCGACGGGCGCGTCTTCGAGTGCACGTCGAAGCCGCAGCGGCTCGGAGACACCACCATCGGCCGGGTGTGGAGCTACCGGGACATGACGTCCGAGCGCCGCGCCAACATCGAGCGGGAGCGGCTGCTCGTCGCCGAGCAGAACGCGCGCGAACAGATGCAGGAGTCCTTCGCGCTCGTCGACACCTTCCTCGCCCACGCGCCGGTGGGGCTGGCGTTCCTCGACCGGGACTTGCGCTACCTGCGCATCAACGACGCGCTGGCAGCCTTGCATGGGCGGCACCGCGACGAGGAGCTGGGCAGGACGCTGCGGGAGATGAACCCGCTGATGGCGGACACCATCGAGCCCCGGTTGCGCGAGGTGATGGAGACAGGTCGGTCCATCAGCGGGCTGGAGGTCTCGGGCTACGTCCCGGCCACGCCGAACGCGCTGCGCCACTGGCGCGTCAACTACTACCCCATCCGCGCGCCGAAGGCCGTCGTGGGGGTGGGCGTGGTGGTGGTCGAGGTGACGGAGGAGTACCGGGCGCAGAAGGAGCGGGAGCGGCTGTTGAGGGAGGCCGAGGAGGCCATCCGCGTGCGGGACGACTTCCTGTCCATCGCGGCGCACGAGCTGAAGACGCCGTTGACGCCGCTCAAGCTCCACCTGCAGATGATGAAGCAGCAGGCCGCTGCCGGGAATCCGCCGCGCGAGCACCACGTGGACAAGGCGCTGGCGCAGGTGAGCCGGCTGGCGGTGCTCATCCACGACCTGCTCGACGCGACGCGCATCCAGGCGGGACGGCTGGAGCTGCGGCGGGAGCCGGTGGACCTGCAATCGCTCGTGCGGGAGGTGCTCGCGCAGACCACGACGCCCGGCCACGGCCACACGCTGGAGCACGACGAGCCCGAGGAGCCGCTGGTCGTCACGGGGGACCCGGGCCGGCTCGCGCAGGTGCTCACGAACCTGCTGGAGAACGCCTTCAAGTACAGCCCCATGGGCGGCCTGGTCCAGGTGTCGCTGGCGCGCGAGGGAGACCTGGCGCGGGTGTCCGTGCGGGACCACGGCATCGGCATCCCCGAGGACCAGCGCGCCCACCTCTTCGAGCGGCTGTTCCGCGCGCGCAACGCCCCCATCTCCGGCTTCGGCGGCCTGGGCCTGGGGCTCTACATCTGCCGCGACATCGTCGAGCGCCACGGCGGACGCATCTGGGTCGAAAGCGAGCTGGGCAAGGGCTCCACCTTCCGCTTCACCCTGCCGCTCGCGCGGTGA